The genome window GAGCATTTTTTGGATCTCCAATAGGCATTGCATCGTCTTCTATTAGAATTTGGAATATGTTTCCTTCATCATATGGGGTTCCTCTGATTATTAGATTTTTTGCTGGATCTCCCCAAATTTCTTTCAACTGTTCAATATTGCTCTGAAAGCCACCACATGCGAGGACTAAGCTTTTTGCGGTTATTTCATGAAGGCTATGTTTGTAGTTGACTAAGACTGAATAAAATTTTTTGTTTTTAAACTTTAAATCAACCACAAATGCGTCATAAATAATTTTTACACCAACTTTTTGGCAATAGTGATAGTAGTTATTAACCATGGACTTGCCGCCGCCAGAGAAGAATGCCACGCTGTTAGCTAAGTGAAGAGCGCCTTTTATGGTAGGCTGAAATTTGCACCCGTGATTTTGCATCCAGAAGATGATGTCTTGGGATTTCTCTACACAAAATTTAGCCAATTCTTTATTCGTCTCGCCCTTTGTTACTTCGAGTATATCATTGTAGTAATTTTCTGCTGTGTATGAGCCAACTGTGTATGAATTTGGTTTATCGTGAGCATATCTGATATCTCTGGTATGACGGCTATTTCCCCCTCTGTAAAATATTGGGGATCTTTCCAGTAGCAATACCCTTGCGCCGTTTTCTGTAGCGCTCATTGCAGCGCAAAGACCTGCGTTTCCGCCTCCAACTACTATAACGTCGTAGTCCATAATGTCCTAAATTAGATTAATGCAATTCAATATCTTTTGTCTCCTTTGACAGCAAAGCTGAAAGCATAACCAAAATTTCTCCAAATATTATAAACGCACTCCACATATTTGGGAAATTAGAAGAGGAAATTTTAGTGAACACTAAGAGTATTGCCGTTCCCCAGTTTCCGAAGATAAACCCGAAGTTAAATGAGATGCCTACCGCTGTGCTTCTAACGTGTGTAGAAAATCTTTCAGACAGATAAGTAGGTGTGACTCCATATAGCCCAGCGGAGAAGAAGCCTAATATGCTTGCAAATACAGCACAATATGTAAAGTTAGTTGTTTTTGAGATGATCTGAGTAGCAAATAATGAAATTATGATTGCTATCAAGGAAAATGTTATGACAGTTTTCCTTCTTCCGATATAGTCGCTCACAAAACCAGAAGAAAGATATCCAATTACAGCTGCAGTTAGCGCTATTATTACTACATATAGCGTTTGTGGAAAAGCAAAAAGTTTTCCTAATGCCAAAACGG of Thermodesulfobium sp. 4217-1 contains these proteins:
- the tcuA gene encoding FAD-dependent tricarballylate dehydrogenase TcuA encodes the protein MDYDVIVVGGGNAGLCAAMSATENGARVLLLERSPIFYRGGNSRHTRDIRYAHDKPNSYTVGSYTAENYYNDILEVTKGETNKELAKFCVEKSQDIIFWMQNHGCKFQPTIKGALHLANSVAFFSGGGKSMVNNYYHYCQKVGVKIIYDAFVVDLKFKNKKFYSVLVNYKHSLHEITAKSLVLACGGFQSNIEQLKEIWGDPAKNLIIRGTPYDEGNIFQILIEDDAMPIGDPKNAHMLALDARAPKFDGGIVTRLDCIPFGIVVNKNAERFYDEGENIWPKRYAIWGHILINQPDQIGHVIFDSKVVNLFMPSAFPAFRADSLKELSEKVNLDSENLIKTIENYNNHLSLGEFDPSILDNCKTVDLEPPKSHWALPIDKPPFYAYPLRPGITFTYLSVKVNKNAQVLTNNEEPFENVFAAGEIMSGNILSKGYMAGTGLTIGTVFGITAGREAANVR